A single Osmerus mordax isolate fOsmMor3 chromosome 9, fOsmMor3.pri, whole genome shotgun sequence DNA region contains:
- the si:ch211-67f13.7 gene encoding zona pellucida sperm-binding protein 3 isoform X2, whose protein sequence is MANGRYHHVYRLAVRPTWSTRIMHKTLKWRSIDFQIQLMDDSWTTPAQSQVYLLGQTVNFQVTALHLPHGSLKLFIRNCYATTTSGTSATHTIIDNFGCMQESQRNLGRARFVSPRTDGSLRFSLSAFQFTSDPHVQVTMHCNVFLTSEEPGPLHKSCSYTEHGWRALTGEHTICDCCNTTCSRLRSALLEGSVTSSPLQISDQSYLTVTPAEQSYLTLTPAEQSFAPGDTPPAERRGLKSGGPELGQQKDHEERGSDLSDVFVLEEEEEEEERGVSQSIKERDQW, encoded by the exons ATGGCAAATGGGAG GTATCATCACGTTTATCGGCTCGCGGTGCGCCCTACCTGGAGTACACGCATTATGCATAAAACACTAAAGTGGCGCTCTATTGATTTCCAAATTCAGTTGATGGATG ATTCATGGACCACACCAGCCCAGTCTCAAGTGTACCTGCTTGGGCAGACTGTGAACTTCCAGGTCACTGCTCTTCACCTACCCCATGGAAGCCTAAAGCTCTTCATTAGAAATTGCTATGCAACCACAACCAGTGGCACCTCTGCTACGCACACCATCATTGACAACTTTGG GTGTATGCAGGAGAGCCAGAGGAACCTGGGCAGGGCTCGCTTTGTGTCGCCCCGGACTGACGGCTCCCTCCGCTTCTCCCTCAGTGCCTTCCAGTTCACCTCTGACCCCCACGTCCAG GTCACTATGCACTGTAACGTGTTCCTCACGTCAGAAGAACCCGGCCCATTGCACAAATCCTGCTCCTACACAGAGCATGG gtGGAGAGCCCTCACAGGGGAACACACCATATGCGATTGCTGCAACACCACATGTTCAAGATTAAGAAGTGCCTTGCTTGAAG GCTCAGTAACAAGCAGCCCTTTGCAGATCTCAGACCAGTCATACCTCACCGTAACCCCAGCAGAGCAGTCAtacctcaccctaaccccagcAGAGCAGTCATTTGCCCCAGGAGACACCCCTCCGGCAGAGCGGAGGGGGTTGAAGAGTGGGGGACCAGAGTTGGGACAGCAGAAGgaccatgaggagagaggttcaGATTTAAGTGATGTCTTTGtactagaggaggaggaggaggaggaggagaggggggtttcTCAGTCTATAAAGGAAAGGGATCAGTGGTAG
- the si:ch211-67f13.7 gene encoding zona pellucida sperm-binding protein 3 isoform X1 → MLFTYHLTDCDGKWEEASDSFSYKFVLHYVPSPIRFRARSVNLNVVCRFPRYHHVYRLAVRPTWSTRIMHKTLKWRSIDFQIQLMDDSWTTPAQSQVYLLGQTVNFQVTALHLPHGSLKLFIRNCYATTTSGTSATHTIIDNFGCMQESQRNLGRARFVSPRTDGSLRFSLSAFQFTSDPHVQVTMHCNVFLTSEEPGPLHKSCSYTEHGWRALTGEHTICDCCNTTCSRLRSALLEGSVTSSPLQISDQSYLTVTPAEQSYLTLTPAEQSFAPGDTPPAERRGLKSGGPELGQQKDHEERGSDLSDVFVLEEEEEEEERGVSQSIKERDQW, encoded by the exons ATGCTATTTACCTATCATTTGACAGACTGCGATGGCAAATGGGAG GAGGCTTCCGACTCTTTCAGCTACAAATTCGTGCTTCACTATGTCCCTTCGCCCATCCGCTTCAGAGCGCGTAGTGTAAATCTGAATGTCGTTTGTCGGTTTCCAAG GTATCATCACGTTTATCGGCTCGCGGTGCGCCCTACCTGGAGTACACGCATTATGCATAAAACACTAAAGTGGCGCTCTATTGATTTCCAAATTCAGTTGATGGATG ATTCATGGACCACACCAGCCCAGTCTCAAGTGTACCTGCTTGGGCAGACTGTGAACTTCCAGGTCACTGCTCTTCACCTACCCCATGGAAGCCTAAAGCTCTTCATTAGAAATTGCTATGCAACCACAACCAGTGGCACCTCTGCTACGCACACCATCATTGACAACTTTGG GTGTATGCAGGAGAGCCAGAGGAACCTGGGCAGGGCTCGCTTTGTGTCGCCCCGGACTGACGGCTCCCTCCGCTTCTCCCTCAGTGCCTTCCAGTTCACCTCTGACCCCCACGTCCAG GTCACTATGCACTGTAACGTGTTCCTCACGTCAGAAGAACCCGGCCCATTGCACAAATCCTGCTCCTACACAGAGCATGG gtGGAGAGCCCTCACAGGGGAACACACCATATGCGATTGCTGCAACACCACATGTTCAAGATTAAGAAGTGCCTTGCTTGAAG GCTCAGTAACAAGCAGCCCTTTGCAGATCTCAGACCAGTCATACCTCACCGTAACCCCAGCAGAGCAGTCAtacctcaccctaaccccagcAGAGCAGTCATTTGCCCCAGGAGACACCCCTCCGGCAGAGCGGAGGGGGTTGAAGAGTGGGGGACCAGAGTTGGGACAGCAGAAGgaccatgaggagagaggttcaGATTTAAGTGATGTCTTTGtactagaggaggaggaggaggaggaggagaggggggtttcTCAGTCTATAAAGGAAAGGGATCAGTGGTAG